One window from the genome of Alosa alosa isolate M-15738 ecotype Scorff River chromosome 15, AALO_Geno_1.1, whole genome shotgun sequence encodes:
- the LOC125308414 gene encoding tripartite motif-containing protein 3-like encodes MSLTMAKRETGSTSPVVRQIDKQFLVCSICLDHYHNPKVLPCLHTFCEKCLQNYIPPQSLTLSCPVCRQTSILPEKGVAALQNNFFITNLMEVLQRDPECAQPEACSVLESVSAASACQPLSCPNHEGKVMEFYCESCETAMCLECTEGEHREHVTVPLRDVLEQHKSALKNQLDAIRNRLPQLTAAIDTVNDISKQLTERKNEAVSEINSTFEELERALHQRKGTLITDLENICSAKQKVLQAQLAALLQGKENILSSCSFTEQALSHGSATEVLLVQKQMGERVAALAQHDFPERPHENGHLDCQVETEGLRRSIQNLGVLLTTAAVGHTSVATGEGLRHALVGQPATVTVTTKDKGGELVRTGNAELRARILTADGSTHAEADVADNKNGTYEVSYTMRAEGEFSFQLLLYGQPVRGSPFRLRAVKASDVPQSPDDVKRRVKSPSGGGGGHVRQKAVRRPSSMYSTTKKKENPIEDELIYRVGTRGRERGEFTNLQGISASSNGRIVVADSNNQCIQVFSNDGQFKLRFGVRGRSPGQLQRPTGVTVDTNGDIIVADYDNRWVSIFSSDGKFKNKIGAGRLMGPKGVAVDKNGHIITVDNKACCVFIFQSNGKLVTKFGARGTSDRQFTDKSGANNTLEQKLSKSGPVFSPHFVAVNNKNEIIVTDFHNHSVKVYSADGEFLFKFGSHGEGNGQFNAPTGVAVDSNGNIIVADWGNSRIQVFDSSGSFLSYINTTADPLYGPQGLALTSDGHVAVADSGNHCFKVYRYLQ; translated from the exons ATGTCTCTCACCATGGCCAAGCGTGAGACCGGCAGCACCAGCCCTGTGGTGCGGCAGATCGACAAGCAGTTCCTGGTGTGCAGCATCTGCCTGGATCACTACCACAACCCCAAAGTGCTGCCCTGTCTGCACACCTTCTGCGAGAA ATGCCTACAGAACTACATCCCCCCTCAGTCCCTGACGCTGTCGTGCCCCGTGTGCCGCCAGACGTCCATCCTGCCTGAGAAGGGTGTGGCTGCGCTGCAGAACAACTTCTTCATCACCAACCTGATGGAGGTGCTCCAGCGCGACCCCGAGTGCGCCCAGCCTGAGGCCTGCAGCGTGCTGGAGTCAGTCAGCGCAGCCTCCGCCTGCCAGCCCCTCTCCTGCCCCAACCACGAGGGCaag GTGATGGAGTTTTACTGCGAGTCATGCGAGACCGCAATGTGCCTGGAGTGCACAGAGGGGGAGCACAGAGAACACGTGACGGTTCCACTGCGTGATGTTCTAGAGCAGCACAAATCAGCCTTGAAGAACCAACTAGATGCCATTCGCAACAG GTTGCCACAGCTGACTGCGGCCATTGACACGGTGAACGACATCTCCAAGCAGTTGACGGAGCGTAAGAACGAGGCGGTGAGCGAGATCAACAGCACATTTGAGGAACTGGAGCGAGCGCTGCACCAGCGCAAGGGCACCCTCATCACCGACCTGGAGAACATCTGCAGCGCCAAACAGAAG GTGTTGCAGGCCCAGTTGGCGGCGCTGCTCCAGGGGAAGGAGAACATCCTGAGCAGCTGCAGCTTCACGGAGCAGGCGCTGTCGCACGGCAGCGCCACCGAGGTGCTGCTGGTGCAGAAGCAGATGGGTGAGCGCGTGGCGGCGCTGGCGCAGCACGACTTCCCCGAGCGGCCGCACGAGAACGGCCACCTGGACTGCCAGGTGGAGACGGAGGGCCTGCGCCGCTCCATCCAGAACCTGGGCGTGCTGCTGACCACCGCCGCCGTGGGGCACACGAGCGTGGCCACGGGCGAGGGCCTGCGCCACGCGCTGGTCGGCCAGCCGGCCACTGTCACCGTCACCACCAAGGACAAGGGCGGCGAGCTGGTGCGCACGGGAAACGCCGAGCTGCGCGCGCGCATCCTCACCGCCGACGGCTCGACGCACGCCGAGGCCGACGTGGCCGACAACAAGAACGGCACGTACGAGGTGAGCTACACCATGCGGGCCGAGGGCGAGTTCTCCTTCCAGCTGCTGCTCTACGGGCAGCCCGTGCGGGGCAGCCCCTTCCGCCTGCGCGCCGTCAAGGCCTCGGACGTGCCACAGTCGCCCGACGACGTCAAGAGGCGGGTGAAGTCGCCCAGCGGTGGAGGCGGTGGACACGTCCGGCAGAAAGCGGTCAGGAGGCCCTCCAGCATGTACAGCACCACCAAGAAGAAGGAGAACCCCATTGAGGATGAGCTCATCTACAGAGTGG GCACACGTGGGCGTGAAAGAGGGGAGTTCACCAACCTACAAGGCATTTCTGCCTCCAGCAATGGTCGAATTGTGGTGGCTGACAGCAACAACCAGTGCATACAG GTCTTCTCCAATGATGGGCAGTTTAAACTAAGATTTGGGGTCAGAGGTCGTTCCCCAGGGCAACTGCAGCGCCCCACAGGGGTGACCGTAGATACAAATGGTGACATCATTGTGGCCGACTACGACAACCGATGGGTCAGCATCTTCTCCTCGGACGGGAAGTTTAAG AATAAAATCGGAGCAGGAAGACTAATGGGACCAAAGGGAGTAGCGGTGGACAAAAATGGCCACATCATCACCGTGGACAATAAGGCCTGCTGCGTGTTCATCTTCCAGTCCAATGGCAAACTGGTGACCAAATTTGGTGCGAGAGGAACATCAGACAGACAGTTTACAG ACAAGAGTGGTGCAAACAATACACTGGAGCAAAAGCTTAGTAAATCAGGCCCAGTGTTCA GTCCACACTTTGTTGCTGTCAACAACAAGAATGAAATCATTGTGACAGATTTCCACAATCATTCCGTGAAG GTGTACAGTGCTGATGGGGAGTTCCTGTTTAAGTTCGGCTCTCACGGAGAGGGCAACGGCCAGTTCAACGCTCCCACCGGGGTGGCTGTGGATTCCAATGGCAACATCATCGTGGCAGATTGGGGGAACAGCCGGATACAG GTGTTTGACAGCTCAGGTTCCTTTCTGTCTTACATCAACACCACTGCCGACCCCTTGTATGGACCCCAAGGTCTGGCCCTGACCTCGGACGGCCACGTGGCAGTGGCTGATTCCGGGAACCACTGCTTCAAGGTCTACCGCTACCTGCAGTAG